In Bacteroidota bacterium, the genomic stretch CAAGAAGGATACCTGTGCAGTTTGCTAAAAAGATTGTGGGTAATAAGCAATATGGTGGCGTTCGTCAGTATATTCCTTTAAAAGTGAATGCTGCGGGTGTAATGCCTATTATTTTTGCACAGGCAATTATGTTCATTCCTGCAGCGGTTGTTGGTTTTACAGACGTAGCTTCCCTCAGTGGATTTGCGGCTACATTTAATAATCACAATGGCTTTTGGTATAATCTTGTATTTGCGTTGCTTATTGTAGCATTCACTTATTTCTATACTGCCATTATGGTTAATCCAAATCAAATGGCCGAAGACATGAAGCGTAATGGCGGTTTTGTTCCGGGTGTAAAACCAGGTAAGAAAACAGCTGAGTTTATTGATCAGGTTATGTCACGTATAACATTCCCAGGTTCTTTGTTTCTTGCTTTACTGGCTATTTTGCCGGCTGTAGCTATTCAAATGAATATTGAGCAGCAATTCGCCTATTTCTTTGGGGGCACGTCATTGCTGATATTAGTTGGTGTTGTATTGGATACATTGCAACAAATAGAAAGTCATTTATTGATGCGTCATTACGATGGTCTGATGAAGTCGGGCCGAATTAAAGGTCGTACGTCAATGAGTA encodes the following:
- a CDS encoding preprotein translocase subunit SecY, whose translation is RRIPVQFAKKIVGNKQYGGVRQYIPLKVNAAGVMPIIFAQAIMFIPAAVVGFTDVASLSGFAATFNNHNGFWYNLVFALLIVAFTYFYTAIMVNPNQMAEDMKRNGGFVPGVKPGKKTAEFIDQVMSRITFPGSLFLALLAILPAVAIQMNIEQQFAYFFGGTSLLILVGVVLDTLQQIESHLLMRHYDGLMKSGRIKGRTSMSMATA